TCATTTTAACATCTAAACATTTAAGCATTTAAGCATTTCGGATTTTGTTTTGTTTAAATGTTAGTGTGTTTGAATGCTTAGATGATTTTTTTTATTACCATCCATTTCTTTTCTTTACTTAATGGCCGACATTCCTCAATTATGACCTTATCCCCAACCTTATATTCGCCTTTTTCATCATGGGCTTTATATTTTTTGTGAATCTTGTATCTTCTTTTATATTTTGGATGCTCTTTGATTCTTTCAATCTTTACTACCACTGTCTTTTGCATCTTATCAGAAACTACAGTTCCTATTAATTGACGTTTAGGCA
This region of Patescibacteria group bacterium genomic DNA includes:
- the rpsQ gene encoding 30S ribosomal protein S17 is translated as MPKRQLIGTVVSDKMQKTVVVKIERIKEHPKYKRRYKIHKKYKAHDEKGEYKVGDKVIIEECRPLSKEKKWMVIKKII